CACAGGCAGATCTACCCCTCCTTCATTCACCGAAGTGGTCAGTTGAGATTTAACCACAAGATTTTTAGGGAATGTTTTTACATTTTCAATATAAGAAAGGTTTGATTTTACCGATCCTCCAAGACCAACATTCGCCAAAACATCATTAAAACTTTTTTGGTTTCCGTCAAAAACTTTATTTACTTTGATCGCCACCGAAGTAGAGTCAGCATTTTGTGCTTCAATATCAAAAACTTCAATAACAGATTCTGAAAAATTATCTTTTACAGATCTTGTGATTACATCATTTTTGGGAGATGACACTTGCGGAACCACCGTTTTAACCCATATTTTTTTGGCAACACGATCACGGTGAAAAGAAATTACCTTATTTTCATAATTCATTCCCTTGTTTAATCCTGCTTCATTCACTTGCATCGGAACTTGCGATAGTTTATTCACAACCAAAAACTGGCGTCCGATTAAACTGTCAGGAATTTCAAAATAAATATCTGTTTTTACCTGGATCGTATTAAAAAGTCCCTTTTTATAAGTCCCTTTTTTGATCAGTTCATCAATTTTTTTGGTTTTTTTTGAGGAAGTATCTGTTTTAGCAGATTTCTCTTTGTCGGTTTTTACAGTATCTTTTTTCTGTGCAAAAGCTGCCGGAGAGGCTAAACTAAGCCCCAGATACAGCGCAAGCCTGTAATTCTTCATTAAAATAGTACATTTCATGCCCTCTAGGTTTTCAGTAGGCAAAAATATAACCTACAAAACTACATCTATATTAATAGGGAGTGAAAGGGTGAATTATGGGAGTGAATGGATTTTTAAACTTTTAATCCATTACTGGTAAGAAGCAGATAAAATATCCATCTTTAATAGATATATCAAGATTATTATTCTTAAAATACCCATAAATCTTATTTAAATAATCTAATCCGAATTTTTCGCTTTGTACTTCTTCCGTCTTAGGTTGCCAAGTATTTTTCACAATAACTCCACCTTTTTCAACGGTAATAATAATGGCTAAAGGATTATCTATGGTTGCAATATTATGTTTTATAGCATTCTCTGCAACAAGCTGTAGCGATAAATAAGGAATTCGTTTTTCTAAACTTTCTTCGTGATTGATAATCAATTCAAAACTAATTTCTTCGTCGAACCTGCTTTTCAGAAGATCCATATATTGTTTAATAAAACTTATTTCCTGCGCCACAGGAACCAGATTTTCTTTCGGTGGTACAATAAGATATCGGTAAATCTTTGAAAGATTCATTGTAAACTTCTGTGCATTTTCTCTATTAAGACCAATCAACATGTAAAGAGAATTCAGTGAATTGAAAAGAAAATGCGGATTGATATTATTTTTAAGCTGCTGAAGCTGGTTTAACGCTTCTTCCCTGTGCATTTTTTCATTCTCAACAAGAAGCAGGTTTTTTTCAGACTGTATTTTTTCTTTCTCCTGAAACGCCATATTGGTCGCTCTGTAAAACAAAATAAATACCGTCACAATAAGAAGTAAAGCCGCCAGAAAAATATAAACAGTGTATCTTTTTGTTTGATTTACACTTTCATCGATCAGAAAACTCACATAATTAACTGCTGCATATCCTTCAAAATTATCAGTCTTTAAAGGCTTTATAAATCGGATAACTTCTACATCAAGATATTCTGAAATGGTATTCCTTTCGGTATATCTTAATTCGGTTTTGCTGGTTAAGGTATCTTGTGGCTGAATATCTGTGAAATCAAAAATATTTTTTCCTAAAAACTTTTTATCAGGATGCGTGATACAAATTCCCTCTTTTGAAAAAACATGAGTATACGTATTCGGAGACTGATCTATCGTTGCAAAATACTGATGAAGATTATCAAGACTTACTGCAGAACCGTAATACAGCATATCTTTATTTGCCTGTATCAAAGAATCGTAGCTTAACCAATAAATACTGTCGTTATGACTAATGATGTAATTATTAAAATTACCGGGTCCATTATTTTTTATTTTGGTATACTTTTCTACCTTTTCATCTTTTTTGAGAACATCCGATAAAAGATCTTTATTGCCAGATTCTCCTGAAACACCGTTATAGTAATAATACCAACTGTACGGAACGAGCTTTCGTCTTTTATTTAAACTATTTAAAACCGAAGAATAATCTTTATAATTTTTCAGACCATCTTTCTGAATCAAAGCACGCAGCAAATACTGATAATCTTCGATGTTTCTAAATTCTTTTTCTACCGTTTCATATTTCCTCAAAAAAGTTTTTCTGGCAAAATCTTCATTATTTTTTCGGCTGTCTTGAGTGATAAGAAGACTAAGAACAGCAAAAGCCACCGCCGCAATAAAACAAGCAGATAAAGCCGCAATAAAAACGGATCTTTGGGTAAGTGCATGTTTAAAATTAATCTTCAAAACCTTCTGATTTATTATTATTTACTTTAAAATAATTTTGTTATTAAATACGACTACAACCGATAAACTATTTTGTTTTGTTAAAAAAAAATAAAAGAAAATTTATTTGAAATTATTCAGAAATCAGCAGCGAAGATACATAATTTTTCAAGCACAAAAAGTGAGTTTTTAATTCAAATTCTGAGAATTAGAAATCTTAAACTACTCTTTTCAAACATAAATTTGTTCAATTAAAAGCATTATTTGCTATTAAAACATAAAATAAAAGGAACCGAATAATTTATTCAGTTCCTTTTATTTTATGTGACGAAATTTATTTATCATTACGATTTTTAATGAAAATTGTAAGACAAACGGTAAACATCTCTGAAGTAAATTTCAGTTTCTGAAACTTCTTCGTATTTAGGCATTTGGGTGGGAGATTCCGAGAAAGTTATGCTTTTGATTACGGCTGGTAATTTTTTCGCTTTTTTCTTGCATCCACAATATTGAAGATCATTTTTCTGATGCTCTTTTAGCTGAAGAATTTTTACTTCAGTGTATTCAAGTTGTTCAGCTTTATTAAAACTGGACTGGTTGAAAGTAAAATAAGGCTCACCATGATAAAAATAGTGATCTACAATTTCCTGATTATTTTTCTGAGACGAGTCGGCGTAGGTTGAAGCATGATATCCGCTACATTTTTGGCAAAAAGCCACCTTGATAAAAATCTGTTCCATACGTTAATTTTGCTATGGATTGTATAACAGATAGCATGCCATAATCGTCTGTGAAAACTAAATTATTTGTTTTTTACATTTTTTCATGTGCAATAAAGCTGTAAAAATCAGTAATGTAAAATTAGCTCTCGTCTTTCGTATTTTTCACAAGACTTATCCCGGAGAAAAAGAAGATGAGTCCAATAACACCGGCAACGGCAAGTGTTGTGTAAGCGGTACTTTTATTAATTAATTCATACCCTGTATAAATTAAACCAACAATTCCTAATACTGTAAGAATAGTTCCGAAAATTCTTTTAATGTTCATGATAATATTATTTTAATGACAATAATCAAGATATGTGCCTTAAAATATTTTGAAAACACAAAAACATTATTTCCCGCTGAAACTAACTATTTTTAATTGTACAAAATAAATTTTCAACAGGATTATGTAGAAATAAAAAATTCTATTATTTGGAACATGTTTTGTTTATTGTTGATTATAACACATTTACAAAATGATGGAAAAAAAACTTTTAAAAAAGAGAACACCAAGAAGAAGAGTAATTCTTTGGACTTTCATTGGATTTGTGACATTATTAGCCATATTTCCATTTGCATTAGATTTTTATCTGCAAAAAAAACTTCCAGACCTCATCAATGAAAAAACACCATACAAAGTGGTGCTTAAAGATTTTAATTTAAGTTTACTGAAAGGTAATCTTACTGTCAACAATCTCGAAATCACCACAAAAAACCTTAAAGAT
Above is a genomic segment from Chryseobacterium mulctrae containing:
- a CDS encoding sensor histidine kinase; the encoded protein is MKINFKHALTQRSVFIAALSACFIAAVAFAVLSLLITQDSRKNNEDFARKTFLRKYETVEKEFRNIEDYQYLLRALIQKDGLKNYKDYSSVLNSLNKRRKLVPYSWYYYYNGVSGESGNKDLLSDVLKKDEKVEKYTKIKNNGPGNFNNYIISHNDSIYWLSYDSLIQANKDMLYYGSAVSLDNLHQYFATIDQSPNTYTHVFSKEGICITHPDKKFLGKNIFDFTDIQPQDTLTSKTELRYTERNTISEYLDVEVIRFIKPLKTDNFEGYAAVNYVSFLIDESVNQTKRYTVYIFLAALLLIVTVFILFYRATNMAFQEKEKIQSEKNLLLVENEKMHREEALNQLQQLKNNINPHFLFNSLNSLYMLIGLNRENAQKFTMNLSKIYRYLIVPPKENLVPVAQEISFIKQYMDLLKSRFDEEISFELIINHEESLEKRIPYLSLQLVAENAIKHNIATIDNPLAIIITVEKGGVIVKNTWQPKTEEVQSEKFGLDYLNKIYGYFKNNNLDISIKDGYFICFLPVMD